A region from the Pempheris klunzingeri isolate RE-2024b chromosome 17, fPemKlu1.hap1, whole genome shotgun sequence genome encodes:
- the rcvrna gene encoding recoverin a has product MGNNKSSALSKELLEDLKSNTKYSEAELCTWYQSFLKECPGGKISKEQFEGIYASFFPNADPTEYARHVFRSFDTNADGTLDFKEYIVALHLTSGGKTLQKLEWAFALYDVDGNGTISKNEILEIVRSIFNMIPADDQKNLPEDENTPEKRAEKIWEFFGKKENDKISEGEFIQGVMDNKDILRLIQYDEPQKIKDKLKEKKQ; this is encoded by the exons ATGGGGAATAATAAGAGCAGTGCTTTGTCAAAGGAGCTCCTGGAAGATCTGAAATCCAACACGAAATACTCTGAGGCCGAGCTCTGCACTTGGTACCAGTCCTTCCTCAAGGAGTGTCCCGGCGGGAAGATCAGCAAGGAGCAGTTCGAAGGCATCTATGCCAGCTTCTTCCCAAATGCAGACCCCACAGAGTACGCACGGCATGTATTCAGGAGTTTTGACACCAATGCAGATGGCACTTTGGACTTTAAAGAGTACATCGTTGCGCTGCACCTCACATCCGGGGGAAAGACTCTGCAGAAGCTGGAGTGGGCCTTTGCCCTGTACGACGTTGACGGGAACGGGACCATCAGCAAAAATGAAATCCTAGAGATTGTTAGG TCAATATTCAACATGATTCCTGCTGATGATCAGAAGAACctcccagaggatgaaaacacacCGGAGAAGAGGGCGGAAAAAATCTGGGAATTTTTCGGCAAGAAAGAGAACG ATAAAATCTCAGAGGGAGAATTCATACAGGGTGTGATGGACAACAAGGACATCCTACGGTTGATACAATACGATGAGCCTCAGAAAATTAAAGACaagctgaaagagaagaaacaatAA